From Panicum hallii strain FIL2 chromosome 2, PHallii_v3.1, whole genome shotgun sequence, a single genomic window includes:
- the LOC112879706 gene encoding E3 ubiquitin-protein ligase WAV3-like, translating to MVGGCAGGDGAAEGTLARWRKAAAKRIGLSCASFFSYTTTPSSPSSKTISCSALNAPADSSDGEQQKMEEPTSTRVADKNLCAICLELLSTSSSDVDNVESPAIFTAQCSHSFHFLCIASNIRHGNITCPICRAQWSELPRDLKVPPLLHNQSDPILRILDDSIASSRVNRRSSIRAARYNDDDPVEPYTLTEHVDPCLRFALIPAPVAAHHHLLGHYPCGHMLPLQQHCQYSSSFMLSPPQIASPSGQRRAYLSVSLAPQPAMDLVLVASPNGPHLRLLKQAMALVVFSMRAIDRLAIVTNATTATRAFPLRRMTSHGKRMALQVIEHLCCVGGTDPVGAIHKGLKILEDRAHQNPSNCILHLSDHPVRSCVGVDMNHSSIPVHQFHVGLGFGVQSGFIMHEFEELLARLLGGVIGDTQLRIGEHGGMVRLGELRGGEERRIPLDLVADCGFILVGYSYLEGGREDQLRTGETAVGFEEKGDNRYCGTRDMGLSIGGERRSCCAERRDYHDPFMARRWAKHFNVYRA from the exons aTGGTGGGGGGATGCGCCGGCGGTGACGGCGCCGCCGAGGGGACGCTCGCGAGGTGGCGAAAGGCGGCGGCTAAgcggatcggcctctcctgcgcctccttcttctcctaCACCACCACTCCCTCCTCACCTTCCTCCAAGACT ATCTCATGCTCGGCACTGAATGCGCCTGCAGACAGCAGTGATGGAGAGCAGCAAAAGATGGAGGAACCCACAAGTACCAGAGTGGCTGACAAG AATCTTTGCGCAATATGTTTGGAGCTCCTCAGCACCAGCAGCAGTGATGTTGACAATGTTGAGAGTCCAGCAATCTTCACAGCACAATGCTCCCACTCTTTCCACTTTCTATGCATTGCCTCCAACATCCGGCATGGCAATATCACCTGCCCTATCTGCCGTGCACAATGGTCTGAGCTGCCACGTGATCTGAAGGTTCCACCATTGCTGCACAACCAGTCGGATCCAATCCTTCGAATCCTTGATGACAGCATTGCATCATCCCGTGTTAACAGAAGGTCTTCCATACGTGCTGCCCGCTACAACGATGATGACCCGGTTGAGCCTTACACTTTGACTGAGCATGTGGACCCATGTCTTCGCTTTGCCCTTATCCCAGCTCCGGTGGCAGCACATCATCATCTCCTCGGGCATTATCCCTGTGGACATATGTTGCCACTACAACAGCACTGCCAATACAGCAGTTCCTTCATGCTTTCACCACCACAGATAGCTTCACCAAGTGGGCAAAGGCGTGCTTACCTCTCTGTCAGTCTTGCTCCGCAGCCAGCCATGGACTTGGTCCTGGTTGCCAGTCCTAATGGACCACATCTAAGGCTCTTGAAGCAGGCAATGGCACTTGTTGTTTTCTCCATGAGGGCAATCGACCGGTTAGCCATTGTCACAAATGCTACCACCGCAACCCGTGCCTTCCCCTTGCGTCGGATGACATCCCATGGAAAAAGAATGGCATTGCAGGTCATTGAACACCTCTGTTGTGTTGGCGGAACTGATCCTGTAGGAGCTATACATAAAGGCCTGAAGATTTTGGAGGACCGGGCGCATCAGAACCCAAGCAACTGCATCCTTCACCTGTCTGACCATCCAGTCCGCAGCTGTGTTGGGGTGGACATGAACCATTCCAGCATCCCGGTTCACCAGTTCCATGTTGGGCTCGGTTTCGGGGTGCAGAGTGGCTTTATCATGCATGAGTTTGAGGAACTCCTGGCGCGGTTGCTTGGTGGTGTGATAGGTGACACCCAGCTGAGGATAGGGGAGCATGGGGGAATGGTGAGGCTAGGCGAGCTGAGAGGTGGCGAAGAGCGAAGGATCCCGCTCGACCTTGTGGCAGACTGTGGCTTCATACTGGTTGGCTACAGTTACCTGGAGGGTGGAAGAGAGGATCAGCTGAGGACGGGTGAAACTGCAGTTGGATTTGAAGAGAAAGGTGACAACCGGTACTGCGGAACGAGGGATATGGGACTGAGCATCGGCGGCGAGAGGAGGAGCTGCTGCGCAGAGAGGCGGGACTACCATGACCCATTCATGGCGCGGCGATGGGCAAAGCATTTCAATGTGTACAGGGCCTGA
- the LOC112883570 gene encoding THO complex subunit 3 — translation MEGREEERKGSGGAAAAVLTPGANLKDLVSREYYGHKKKVHSVAWNCLGTKLASGSIDHTARVWSIDPHGHSKVKDIELKGHTDSVDQLCWDPNHPDTVATAAADKSIRLWDARSGKCQVIELSGENINITYKHDGSQIAVGNKEDDLTILDVRTLKVVKKHKANYEMNEIAWNKAGDLFFITTGLGHIEVVKDLEFLKPCKLNAHTAGCYCIAMDPLDRYFAVGSADSLVSLWNVKELLCIRTFTKLEWPVRTVSFNHTGEFIAYASEDPFIDIANVETGRSVHQIPCKAAMNSVEWNPKYNLLAYAGDDKNKYQADEGIFRIFGFETHN, via the exons atggAGGGCAGGGAAGAGGAGCGGAAGGGCAgcggtggcgccgccgccgccgtcttgaCCCCGGGGGCGAACCTGAAGGACCTCGTGTCGAGGGAATACTACGGCCACAAGAAGAAG GTGCACTCTGTAGCATGGAACTGCCTAGGCACAAAGCTTGCTTCAGGATCGATTGATCATACTGCACGTGTTTGGAGCATTGATCCTCATGGCCAT TCGAAGGTTAAAGATATTGAACTGAAAGGCCACACAGATAGTGTAGATCAGCTGTGCTGGGATCCAAATCATCCTGATACAGTTGCTACTGCAGCTGCTGACAAGTCTATTCGTCTTTGGGATGCTCGAA GTGGAAAATGTCAAGTTATTGAACTAAGTGGAGAAAACATCAACATCACATATAAACATGATGGTTCTCAGATAGCTGTTGGAAATAAG GAGGATGATCTGACGATATTGGACGTTCGAACGTTAAAAGTTGTTAAAAAACACAAGGCTAATTATGAG ATGAATGAGATTGCATGGAATAAAGCTGGAGATCTATTCTTCATCACTACTGGGCTAG GACACATTGAGGTGGTTAAAGATCTTGAGTTTTTGAAGCCCTGCAAATTGAATGCTCATACAGCAGGGTGTTATTGCATTGCAATGGATCCCCTTGATAG GTACTTCGCTGTTGGAAGTGCAGATTCACTTGTCAGTCTTTGGAATGTCAAGGAGTTGCTATGCATTAGAACCTTCACAAAACTTGA GTGGCCAGTAAGAACAGTTAGCTTCAATCATACTGGAGAATTCATTGCATATGCCAGTGAGGACCCTTTCATTGATATT GCCAATGTTGAGACTGGACGATCGGTTCATCAGATTCCATGTAAAGCAGCTATGAATAGTGTTGAATGGAATCCTAAGTACAACCTCCTGGCCTATGCAGGGGACGACAAGAACAAATACCAAGCTGATGAAG GTATTTTCCGGATATTCGGCTTTGAAACGCATAACTGA
- the LOC112881833 gene encoding glucose-1-phosphate adenylyltransferase small subunit 1, chloroplastic/amyloplastic — MATATGAMAATSQAPIPAAAAFPGGLGLGRRRAAAPGWRAGGRRLRASPSARRPFVFSPRGVSDSRSSQTCLDPDASTSVLGIILGGGAGTRLYPLTKKRAKPAVPLGANYRLIDIPVSNCLNSNVSKIYVLTQFNSASLNRHLSRAYGNNIGGYKNEGFVEVLAAQQSPENPNWFQGTADAVRQYMWLFEEHNVMEFLILAGDHLYRMDYQKFIQAHRETDADITVAALPMDEQRATAFGLMKIDDEGRIVEFAEKPKGEKLKSMMVDTTILGLDPERAKELPYIASMGIYVFSKDVMLRLLRENFPAANDFGSEVIPGATEIGMRVQAYLYDGYWEDIGTIEAFYNANLGITKKPVPDFSFYDRSAPIYTQPRYLPPSKVLDADVTDSVIGEGCVIKHCTINHSVVGLRSCISEGAVIEDSLLMGADYYETEDDKKVLSETGGIPIGIGKNAHIRKAIIDKNARIGENVKIINFDNVQEAVRETEGYFIKSGIVTVIKDALIPSGTVI, encoded by the exons atggcgacggcgacgggCGCGATGGCCGCCACCTCCCAGGCCCCGATCCCTGCTGCCGCCGCGTTCCCGGGTGGTCTCGGCCTCGGACGCCGCCGGGCGGCCGCGCCAGGGTGGCGCGCCGGCGGGAGGCGCCTGCGTGCGTCGCCGTCCGCCCGGAGGCCGTTCGTGTTCTCGCCGAGGGGCGTGTCGGACTCGCGGAGCTCGCAGACGTGCCTCGATCCGGACGCTAGCACG AGTGTTCTTGGGATTATCcttggaggtggtgctgggacaAGGCTATATCCACTGACGAAGAAGAGGGCAAAGCCGGCAGTACCGCTGGGCGCCAACTACAGGCTCATAGATATCCCAGTCAGCAACTGTCTGAACAGCAACGTGTCAAAGATCTATGTACTGACGCAGTTCAACTCTGCTTCGCTCAACCGCCACCTCTCGAGGGCCTATGGGAACAACATTGGTGGGTACAAGAACGAGGGATTTGTTGAGGTCCTTGCAGCACAACAGAGCCCAGAGAATCCTAACTGGTTTCAG GGTACTGCAGATGCTGTACGTCAATACATGTGGCTATTCGAGGAGCACAACGTCATGGAGTTCCTTATTCTGGCTGGAGATCACCTGTACCGTATGGACTACCAAAAGTTCATTCAAGCACATAGAGAAACAGATGCTGATATAACTGTTGCTGCACTACCAATGGATGAACAACGTGCAACTGCATTTGGCCTTATGAAAATTGATGATGAAGGGAGGATAGTTGAGTTTGCTGAGAAACCGAAAGGAGAGAAGTTGAAATCAATGATG GTTGACACCACTATACTGGGTCTTGATCCAGAGAGGGCCAAGGAATTACCTTATATTGCTAGTATGGGAATCTATGTTTTTAGCAAAGATGTGATGCTTAGGCTTCTCCGAGAAAACTTTCCTGCAGCAAATGATTTTGGGAGTGAGGTTATTCCTGGAGCAACAGAAATTGGAATGAGG GTGCAAGCTTACTTATATGATGGTTACTGGGAAGATATCGGCACTATTGAGGCATTTTATAATGCCAACTTGGGAATAACCAAGAAGCCTGTACCGGATTTTAG CTTCTATGACCGTTCTGCTCCAATTTATACGCAACCTAGATACTTGCCTCCTTCAAAGGTTCTTGATGCTGATGTAACAGACAGTGTCATTGGCGAAGGCTGTGTTATTAAA CATTGCACAATCAACCATTCTGTGGTTGGACTCCGTTCCTGCATTTCTGAAGGTGCAGTTATAGAGGACTCTTTGCTAATGGGTGCAGACTATTACGAG ACTGAAGATGATAAGAAAGTCCTTTCGGAGACTGGTGGTATTCCCATTGGTATTGGGAAGAATGCACATATCAGAAAAGCAATAATTGACAAGAATGCTCGTATTGGAGAAAATGTGAAG ATAATCAATTTTGATAATGTCCAAGAAGCAGTAAGGGAGACAGAAGGATACTTTATCAAAAGTGGCATAGTCACGGTGATTAAGGATGCCTTGATCCCTAGTGGAACagtcatatag